One genomic window of Punica granatum isolate Tunisia-2019 chromosome 1, ASM765513v2, whole genome shotgun sequence includes the following:
- the LOC116202973 gene encoding uncharacterized protein LOC116202973: MGYSMRRSRSAELLPLDPEIERTLHRLRRENRRREELQVVEMADDDINRQIQGAARALRDYAVPTIMGSAIRRPTIPANNFELKPALIQMVQSNQFGGYPNESPDEHIAGFLQYCNTVKMNNVTDDVIRLQLFPFSLRDKARAWFNSLPQESITTWADLSSKFLRRFFPPARTARLRNEITNFTKFNGESLYEAWERFKEAIRKCPHHGLPDNLLIEVFYLSLDDTLRSLVDAAAGGALMGKNYDEASALIEEMASSAHNWQNERSKSRVASVNDMDTIANLTTQISALTTQVAFCELCSGPHSTLECMSGNPSASPNGEQVNFVNNFQRSNQGPYSNTYNPGWRNHPNFSWRNENNALKPPPGFQKQGPAQNAPPQQSQSRMEELMLSYMQKTDTMLQNQQATIRNLEGQISQISQQLSNRPSGSLPSNTEENPKGVNAIMLRSGKELEIVNRKAQTQEESPEKDKGKQKVEEPRQKSLGVKPYVPPVPFPGRLKQQQLDAQFAKFLDVFKKLQINIPFAEALQQMPSYARFMKDLLTKKRKFDGSEPVMLTGEKLGLGECKKTHITLQLADRSIKYPKGIVENVLVKVKH; this comes from the exons GTATTCTATGCGCAGGAGTAGAAGTGCTGAACTTCTACCATTAGATCCTGAGATAGAGCGCACCTTGCATCGGTTGAGAAGAGAGaacagaagaagggaagaattgCAGGTAGTTGAGATGGCAGATGATGACATCAACCGCCAAATACAGGGTGCTGCCAGAGCACTTCGAGACTATGCAGTACCTACTATTATGGGTTCTGCGATCAGAAGGCCCACTATTCCAGCTAATAACTTTGAACTGAAGCCAGCACTCATCCAGATGGTTCAATCAAATCAGTTTGGAGGATATCCCAACGAGAGTCCTGATGAGCATATTGCAGGATTCCTCCAATACTGTAACACGGTAAAGATGAATAATGTCACTGATGATGTTATTAGATTAcagctttttcctttctcgctTAGGGATAAAGCGAGAGCCTGGTTCAATTCACTGCCACAAGAGTCCATCACCACCTGGGCCGACCTTTCATCTAAGTTTCTCAGGAGATTTTTCCCACCAGCTAGGACTGCAAGATTGAGGAACGAAATCACTAACTTCACCAAGTTCAATGGTGAATCACTTTATGAGgcatgggagagattcaaggaGGCAATCAGAAAGTGCCCACATCACGGATTGCCAGATAATCTCCTAATTGAGGTCTTCTATCTTAGCCTGGATGATACATTGAGGTCTCTAGTAGATGCTGCAGCAGGAGGCGCACTGATGGGTAAGAATTATGATGAAGCAAGTGCTTTGATAGAAGAGATGGCCTCCAGTGCACATAATTGGCAGaatgaaagaagtaaatcaaGAGTGGCATCAGTCAATGACATGGACACTATTGCTAATTTGACAACCCAGATTTCAGCTCTCACTACCCAG GTTGCTTTTTGTGAGTTGTGTTCAGGACCACATTCGACtcttgaatgcatgtctggAAATCCCTCGGCTTCACCCAATGGAGAGCAAGTGAACTTTGTCAACAACTTCCAACGGAGTAATCAAGGGCCTTATTCGAACACTTACAATCCCGGGTGGCGTAATCATCCTaatttctcatggaggaaTGAGAATAATGCACTTAAACCGCCACCTGGATTCCAAAAGCAAGGCCCTGCTCAGAATGCTCCACCTCAGCAAAGTCAGTCGAGAATGGAAGAGCTCATGTTGAGCTATATGCAAAAGACTGACACCATGCTACAGAATCAACAAGCCACTATTCGAAACCTAGAGGGTCAGATTAGTCAGATTTCTCAGCAATTGAGTAATAGACCATCAGGGTCTTTACCCAGCAACACTGAAGAGAACCCCAAGGGTGTCAATGCTATAATGCTGAGGAGTGGCAAGGAATTGGAAATAGTCAATAGAAAAGCTCAAACTCAGGAGGAGAGTCCGGAGAAAGACAAAGGTAAGCAAAAGGTGGAGGAACCAAGGCAGAAGTCACTAGGGGTGAAACCGTATGTTCCTCCTGTCCCTTTTCCAGGAAGATTGAAGCAACAACAGTTGGACGCCCAATTTGCTAAATTCCTAGATGTTTTTAAAAAGCTGCAAATTAACATTCCATTTGCAGAAGCACTCCAGCAGATGCCTTCATATGCTAGATTCATGAAGGATCTGCTCACTAAAAAGAGGAAGTTTGATGGGAGTGAGCCTGTGATGCTTACAGGAGA gaaacttggacttggagaatgcaaGAAAACTCATATTACCTTGCAACTTGCTGACAGGAGTATCAAATATCCAAAGGGTATTGTTGAGAATGTCCTGGTGAAG GTAAAGCATTAA